The Streptomyces sp. P9-A4 genome contains a region encoding:
- a CDS encoding NUDIX hydrolase, translated as MRVQDTPEEWRVVATTTPFKGNKTSVRTDDVVMPDGTVARRDYQVHPGSVAVLALDEQDRVLVLRQYRHPVRQKLWEIPAGLLDVPGENPLHAAQRELYEEAHVKAEDWRVLTDVYTTPGGCDEAVRIFLARGVAEAEGERFEVSEEEADMELARVPLPELVRGVLAGELHNNCLVVGVLSLVAARAGEGLDALRPAEAPWPARPFEA; from the coding sequence ATGCGCGTGCAGGACACCCCGGAGGAGTGGCGCGTCGTCGCCACCACCACCCCCTTCAAGGGAAACAAGACGAGTGTCCGCACGGACGACGTGGTCATGCCGGACGGCACGGTCGCGCGCCGCGACTACCAGGTCCACCCCGGTTCGGTGGCCGTCCTCGCCCTCGACGAGCAGGACCGCGTGCTCGTCCTCCGGCAGTACCGGCACCCCGTGCGGCAGAAGCTCTGGGAGATTCCCGCCGGACTCCTCGACGTGCCCGGTGAGAACCCGCTGCACGCGGCGCAGCGCGAGCTGTACGAGGAGGCGCACGTCAAGGCCGAGGACTGGCGCGTCCTGACCGACGTCTACACGACGCCGGGCGGCTGCGACGAGGCGGTACGGATCTTCCTCGCGCGCGGTGTCGCGGAGGCGGAGGGGGAGCGCTTCGAGGTCTCCGAGGAGGAGGCCGACATGGAGCTGGCGCGGGTGCCGCTGCCGGAGCTGGTGCGGGGCGTCCTCGCGGGGGAGCTGCACAACAACTGCCTGGTGGTGGGAGTGCTGTCGCTGGTGGCGGCGCGTGCGGGGGAGGGGCTCGACGCCCTGCGCCCGGCGGAGGCGCCCTGGCCGGCCCGGCCGTTCGAGGCGTAG
- a CDS encoding tetratricopeptide repeat protein, which produces MTDQAVAAAGSRQFFGRQRELKALRADIERTGLDTLTGRKAPRARVLLIAGKPGSGRTALAEELAAGLTDRYPDGIFRARLTEPGGDPVPTARVARELLAVLGVAEPPGAAEDELTELVRGALAGRRAVLILDDAVDAEQADPLIPDDPDTLVVGVARGPLTGIPDVRPCTLGGLDPKSAIELLTAFTGSVRVTVDPQAAETLVEECGGLPSAVVLAGGWLAGEPTASVADLAKRLRALAGDPLTRAFHLAHQALAGPAARILRFLSLAPLGRADAHTASALAGCSVSAAATTLADFAALGLVTAVEDGQYEVPGHLVPLLRTQLEEHDRPAEVQLARARMLERTVRLLQSCRAVTEPEGSAARRKLAGLPRALRFPNAAAGALWLRSRQSFLLASARLAVADGELDTLARRLVASLVRALAAHRGAEAAAPELYGLHQLVLDVAERHGLHRERAAALLNLADLDARTGRTKDALLRYRLALDAGRAANDPYATGRAMESVGGSYQELGDWQRAGDWYGRALAQRLARDERADQARLYARLGAVQTYAGRYGEALRNWRAAAAGYRRLDDLPGYARALSEAARVQEYAGRPEESLRTCEEAVEWARRAQDTRLQAALQLRLADTLDRLGDPAAARLHRAAADRLLETESSTYEIRSGSSKD; this is translated from the coding sequence GTGACGGATCAGGCGGTGGCGGCGGCCGGCAGCCGGCAGTTCTTCGGCCGGCAGCGGGAGTTGAAGGCCCTGCGCGCCGACATCGAGCGGACCGGCCTCGACACCCTCACCGGCCGCAAGGCGCCCCGGGCCCGCGTCCTGCTCATCGCCGGGAAGCCCGGCTCCGGCCGCACCGCGCTCGCCGAGGAACTGGCCGCCGGACTCACCGACCGCTACCCCGACGGGATCTTCCGGGCCCGGCTCACCGAGCCCGGTGGCGACCCCGTCCCCACCGCCCGCGTCGCCCGGGAACTCCTCGCCGTGCTCGGGGTGGCCGAACCCCCCGGCGCCGCCGAGGACGAACTGACCGAACTGGTCCGCGGTGCCCTCGCCGGCCGCCGCGCCGTCCTGATCCTCGACGACGCCGTCGACGCCGAGCAGGCCGACCCGCTGATCCCCGACGACCCCGACACCCTGGTGGTGGGCGTCGCCCGGGGCCCGCTCACCGGCATCCCCGACGTACGGCCCTGCACCCTCGGCGGGCTCGACCCCAAGTCGGCCATCGAACTCCTCACCGCCTTCACCGGCTCCGTACGCGTCACCGTCGACCCGCAGGCCGCCGAGACCCTCGTCGAGGAGTGCGGCGGGCTGCCCTCCGCCGTCGTCCTCGCCGGCGGTTGGCTGGCCGGCGAGCCCACCGCCTCCGTGGCCGACCTCGCCAAGCGGCTCCGCGCCCTCGCGGGCGACCCGCTCACCCGCGCCTTCCACCTCGCCCACCAGGCGCTCGCCGGGCCCGCCGCCCGGATACTGCGCTTCCTCTCCCTGGCGCCGCTGGGCCGGGCGGACGCCCACACGGCCTCCGCCCTGGCCGGCTGCTCGGTCTCGGCCGCCGCCACCACCCTCGCCGACTTCGCCGCCCTGGGGCTCGTCACCGCCGTCGAGGACGGGCAGTACGAGGTGCCCGGCCATCTCGTCCCCCTCCTCCGTACCCAGCTGGAGGAGCACGACCGGCCCGCCGAGGTGCAGCTCGCGCGGGCCCGGATGCTGGAGCGGACCGTACGGCTCCTCCAGTCCTGCCGTGCGGTCACCGAACCCGAGGGCTCGGCCGCCCGCCGGAAGCTGGCCGGGCTGCCCCGCGCCCTGCGCTTCCCGAACGCCGCCGCCGGGGCCCTCTGGCTGCGCTCCCGGCAGTCCTTCCTGCTCGCCTCCGCCCGGCTCGCCGTCGCCGACGGGGAACTCGACACCCTCGCCCGCCGCCTCGTCGCCTCCCTGGTCCGGGCGCTCGCGGCGCACCGGGGCGCCGAGGCCGCCGCTCCCGAGCTGTACGGGCTGCACCAGCTGGTCCTGGACGTGGCCGAGCGGCACGGGCTGCACCGCGAGCGGGCCGCCGCCCTGCTGAACCTGGCCGATCTCGATGCCCGGACCGGCAGGACGAAGGACGCTCTGCTGCGATATCGGTTGGCTTTGGATGCCGGACGCGCAGCAAATGACCCGTACGCGACCGGTCGCGCAATGGAATCCGTAGGTGGCTCCTATCAGGAGCTGGGAGACTGGCAGCGGGCCGGCGACTGGTACGGGCGGGCGCTCGCCCAGCGTCTCGCCCGGGACGAGCGGGCCGACCAGGCCCGGCTGTACGCCCGCCTCGGCGCCGTACAGACCTACGCGGGCCGGTACGGCGAGGCGCTGCGGAACTGGCGGGCCGCCGCGGCCGGCTACCGGCGGCTCGACGATCTCCCGGGTTACGCGCGGGCGTTGAGCGAGGCGGCCCGGGTCCAGGAGTACGCCGGACGGCCCGAGGAATCGCTGCGGACCTGCGAGGAGGCGGTGGAGTGGGCCCGGCGGGCCCAGGACACCCGGCTCCAGGCCGCGCTCCAGCTGCGGCTGGCCGACACCCTCGACCGGCTCGGTGACCCGGCGGCCGCCCGGCTGCACCGGGCCGCCGCCGACAGGTTGCTGGAAACGGAATCATCCACCTACGAAATCCGCAGTGGCTCCAGCAAAGATTAG